The following are encoded in a window of Cryobacterium sp. CG_9.6 genomic DNA:
- the proC gene encoding pyrroline-5-carboxylate reductase codes for MTSTQTVTLPTIAFLGAGSMARAVLAGLLKPGVEVEGGIRTTNRTVEKAAELDGTAGVTAFATATDPEANLKAIAGAQIVVVAVKPYMVPDLLAEIADHLEPGALVISVCAGVTVATFESLLPTSAHVIRSMPNTPAVVGMAVTGLSAGTRSSAEDLTLAQALFATVGDVLVVPESQLDALGTISGSGPAYVFYLIEQLTATAVAKGFTPEQAAVMVNGTFLGASALLAVSDKSPTELRRQVTSPGGTTERAVAELEQGGLRELFDTATDAALARSRELAAS; via the coding sequence ATGACTTCTACGCAAACTGTCACCCTGCCCACCATCGCGTTCCTCGGAGCCGGCTCCATGGCCCGGGCCGTTCTGGCGGGACTCCTCAAGCCCGGCGTGGAGGTTGAGGGCGGAATTCGCACGACCAACCGCACCGTAGAGAAGGCTGCAGAACTCGACGGAACCGCCGGTGTCACGGCCTTCGCAACGGCCACCGACCCGGAGGCCAACCTCAAGGCAATTGCCGGCGCACAGATCGTTGTCGTGGCCGTGAAGCCCTACATGGTGCCCGACCTGCTGGCCGAGATTGCCGACCACCTCGAGCCCGGTGCCCTCGTGATCAGCGTCTGCGCCGGGGTCACGGTGGCCACCTTCGAGTCCCTGCTGCCGACATCCGCTCATGTGATTCGCTCGATGCCCAACACCCCGGCCGTCGTGGGGATGGCTGTCACCGGACTGAGTGCCGGAACGCGTTCCAGCGCCGAAGACCTCACGCTCGCGCAGGCTCTGTTCGCTACGGTCGGTGATGTGCTGGTTGTGCCCGAGAGCCAGCTCGACGCTCTTGGCACCATCTCGGGTTCGGGGCCGGCCTACGTGTTCTACCTCATCGAGCAGCTCACCGCGACGGCCGTGGCGAAGGGCTTCACGCCCGAGCAGGCCGCAGTCATGGTGAACGGCACGTTCCTCGGGGCGAGCGCGCTGCTGGCCGTGTCCGACAAGTCGCCCACCGAGCTGCGCCGTCAGGTGACGAGTCCTGGCGGAACCACCGAACGCGCTGTCGCCGAGCTCGAACAGGGTGGTCTGCGCGAACTGTTCGATACCGCAACGGATGCGGCCCTCGCCCGCTCCCGGGAGCTTGCCGCCTCCTAG